The following proteins come from a genomic window of Miscanthus floridulus cultivar M001 chromosome 2, ASM1932011v1, whole genome shotgun sequence:
- the LOC136534355 gene encoding uncharacterized protein has product MQGAIARGARCPKIRRTTFGCPAVRVRVPRSLCGGGGLGARCRSARDDPRPGVVRANGQGQGRSALRPGPDAPAPASPSRGEKRGSVAGAVALIVGTSIGSGILAVPQRTAPAGFVPSAACMVTCWAFLVAEALLIAEINVHLRRRRRRNKDGGNHRRGELVDLEVISVKSMAQETLGEWGGHLATATYLFLSYTSMVAYASKSGEVLSRLVPGVPEPVSGAAFTAALAMLVAGGGTAVTDRVNQLLTFVMIGLLLTIEVSAVALGGGLSLPANANWELVPAALPVIIFTLVFHDIAPVICAYLEGDLARIRLSILVGSLVPLVSLLVWDDIALGLTTTDLAGFDVLDMLKTEWSHTVLETFSLLAVGTSLIGTLLGASQFFIEQMTNSIASSPTQQHGKNNRGVAGFHKEDGSSQQQQHPGAESVLEKNMLGYAATGIVVVPTMLIATTVPNSFTIATDIAGGYCMTILYGVLPPLMAWAIGSSKLSDSSAGLVDEDLQKDGEREKEDLTSAKPVLVGMGVFSVLLVFEQIVQDFLSLNASLVS; this is encoded by the exons ATGCAAGGGGCCATCGCCCGCGGGGCGCGGTGCCCAAAGATCCGCCGCACCACGTTCGGCTGCCCGGCGGTACGCGTCCGTGTGCCGAGAAGCctctgcggcggcggtggcctggGTGCACGGTGCAGGAGCGCGCGTGACGACCCAAGGCCAGGAGTGGTGCGCGCGAATGGCCAAGGCCAAGGGAGGTCCGCGCTGCGGCCGGGGCCGGATGCCCCCGCTCCCGCGTCGCCGTCCCGTGGCGAGAAGAGAGGGAGCGTGGCCGGCGCCGTGGCGCTGATCGTTGGGACCAGCATCGGGTCCGGCATCCTCGCCGTGCCGCAGCGCACGGCGCCCGCG GGCTTCGTCCCGAGCGCGGCGTGCATGGTCACGTGCTGGGCGTTCCTGGTCGCGGAGGCCCTCCTCATCGCGGAGATCAACGTccacctgcggcggcggcggcggcgcaacaAGGACGGCGGGAACCACCGCCGCGGGGAGCTGGTGGACCTGGAGGTGATCTCCGTGAAGAGCATGGCGCAGGAGACGCTGGGCGAGTGGGGCGGGCACCTGGCCACCGCCACGTACCTGTTCCTGTCCTACACCTCCATGGTCGCCTACGCGTCCAAGTCCGGCGAGGTGCTGTCGCGCCTGGTGCCCGGCGTGCCCGAGCCCGTCTCCGGCGCCGCCTTCACCGCCGCGCTCGCgatgctcgtcgccggtggcggCACGGCCGTCACCGACCGGGTGAACCAGCTGCTGACCTTCGTTATGATAG GTTTACTGCTGACGATTGAGGTGTCAGCAGTGGCGCTCGGCGGTGGCCTGAGCCTGCCAGCGAACGCTAACTGGGAGCTGGTCCCGGCGGCGTTGCCTGTGATCATCTTCACGCTGGTCTTCCATGACATCGCACCAG TGATCTGCGCGTACCTGGAAGGGGATCTCGCGAGGATCCGGCTGTCCATCCTCGTGGGCAGCCTCGTGCCGCTGGTGTCCTTGCTCGTGTGGGACGACATCGCGCTCGGCCTCACCACCACGGATCTCGCTGGGTTTGACGTCCTGGACATGTTAAAGACAGA ATGGAGCCACACCGTGCTGGAGACGTTCTCGCTCCTGGCCGTCGGGACGTCGCTCATCGGCACGCTGCTTGGGGCTTCCCAGTTCTTCATCGAGCAAATGACCAATAGCATAGCCTCTTCACCAACCCAACAGCAC GGCAAGAACAACAGAGGCGTTGCTGGGTTTCACAAGGAAGATGGAtcgtcgcagcagcagcagcatcctgGTGCTGAATCGGTTCTGGAGAAGAACATGCTCGGCTACGCTGCTACCGGAATCGTAGTTGTCCCGACCATGCTCATCGCAACTACCGTCCCCAACTCGTTCACCATAGCTACTGACATCGCG GGCGGCTACTGCATGACCATCCTCTATGGTGTCCTCCCTCCGTTGATGGCCTGGGCTATCGGCTCCTCCAAGCTGTCTGACTCGAGTGCCGGGCTCGTGGACGAAGACCTCCAGAAAGACggcgagagggagaaagaggaCTTGACCAGTGCAAAGCCTGTCCTGGTTGGGATGGGGGTGTTCTCGGTCCTCTTGGTCTTTGAGCAAATCGTCCAGGATTTCCTCAGTTTAAATGCCTCTCTCGTCTCGTAG
- the LOC136534326 gene encoding disease resistance protein RPS2-like, translated as MNAAGGAAERGMATHGQPASLEDGSPTPSSSSPRCLHSCAGPVIRRPHHWSCSCSCCPAGVASTYRFRSRIHCTINSPLTAPPTNSVLLNPAAPQWLSRTRICHRCLQGNLAPPCLQRTGDRRAPPSYLGLVAGRSDRRSSMELQLAAVLGSLALGGAVLVLFFGKWWQPLAGTDRRVKELADAVEALLRQRAEVLGHDPAPSSDPVRAWLRRVQEAQDELASIKARHDGGQLYVVRLVQYLFLPTGPVAVLAEQQLKALWALREQGAAILDAALATPQAPLPLLCDPEELEGLPAEAGPARAYLNEALRFLGDCDAALGVWGAGGVGKTTVLKLVREVCGRVARFDHVLLVAASRDCTVAKLQREVVSVLGLRDAPTEQAQAAGILSFLRDKSFLLLLDGVWERLDLERVGIPQPLGMANGKVRKIIVASRSEALCADMGCRKKIKMECFNEEDAWSLFQANVGGDTIHGHTQIPALARQVAAECKCLPLALVTVGRAMSNKRTPEEWSNALDTLKASLPSGTPGLDKSTHALLKFCYDNLESDMVRKCFLTCALWPEDHNIFKEELVQSWIGLGLLPDLGDIEEAHRFGLSLIAILKDARLLEPGHNHRYNMFPSDTHVRLHDVVRDAALRFAPGRWLVRAGAGLREPPREEVLWRGAQRVSLMHNTIEDAPAKVGSALADAQPASLMLQFNKALPKRMLQAIQHFTKLTYLDLEDTGIQDAFPMEICCLVNLKYLNLSKNKILSLPMELGNLGQLEYFYLRDNYYIQITIPPGLISRLGKLQVLELFTASIVSVADNYVAPVLDDLESSGARMASLSIWLDTTRDVERLARLAPGVCARSLHLRKLEGARAVPLLAAEHAPELGGVQESLRELAVYSSDVEEIAADAHMPRLEIIKFGFLTKLCVMAWSQAAGSNLRDVGMGACHSLMHVTWVQHLPCLESLNLSGCNGLTKLLGGAEDGGSATEEVVVFPRLRVLALLGLPKLEDIRAQGECAFPVLRRLQTRGCPRLKRIPMRPARGQQGTVRIECDKHWWNALQWAGEDAKACFVPVV; from the exons ATGAATGCAGCCGGTGGAGCTGCCGAACGGGGCATGGCCACTCATGGCCAGCCTGCCAGTTTGGAGGATGGATCTCCAACCCCGAGCTCCTCCTCACCCCGCTGCCTCCATTCCTGTGCCGGCCCCGTGATCCGACGCCCACACCACTGGTCATGCTCATGCTCCTGCTGTCCGGCAGGCGTGGCTTCGACCTACCGATTCCGCTCACGCATTCACTGCACCATTAACTCCCCTCTCACCGCCCCACCTACTAACTCCGTCCTCTTAAACCCAGCCGCGCCTCAGTGGCTATCGCGCACACGCATATGCCACCGTTGTCTCCAAGGCAATCTAGCACCACCGTGCCTTCAACGTACGGGAGATCGAAGAGCACCGCCGAGCTATCTTGGGCTGGTTGCAGGTCGATCAGATCGGCGGAGTTCGATGGAGCTGCAGCTCGCGGCCGTGCTCGGCTCGCTCGCCCTCGGCGGCGCGGTCCTGGTGCTGTTCTTCGGCAAGTGGTGGCAGCCGCTGGCCGGCACCGACCGGCGCGTCAAGGAGCTGGCCGACGCGGTGGAGGCCCTGCTGCGGCAGCGGGCCGAGGTGCTGGGCCACGACCCGGCGCCGTCGTCGGATCCCGTGCGCGCGTGGCTGCGGCGCGTGCAGGAGGCGCAGGACGAGTTGGCGTCCATCAAGGCGCGGCACGACGGCGGGCAGCTGTACGTGGTCCGCCTGGTGCAGTACCTCTTCCTCCCGACGGGCCCCGTCGCGGTGCTGGCCGAGCAGCAGCTCAAGGCTTTGTGGGCGCTCCGGGAGCAGGGCGCCGCGATCCTCGACGCCGCGCTGGCCACGCCGCAGGCGCCGCTGCCTCTGCTTTGCGACCCCGAGGAGCTGGAGGGCCTCCCCGCGGAGGCGGGGCCCGCGAGGGCCTACCTCAACGAAGCGCTCCGCTTCCTCGGCGACTGCGACGCGGCGCTTGGCGTCTGGGGCGCCGGTGGCGTGGGCAAGACCACGGTGCTCAAGCTGGTGCGCGAGGTATGCGGCCGCGTCGCGCGCTTCGACCACGTCCTGCTCGTCGCCGCCTCCAGGGACTGCACGGTGGCCAAGCTCCAGAGGGAGGTCGTGTCCGTGCTCGGCCTGCGCGACGCGCCCACGGAGCAGGCGCAGGCCGCCGGGATCCTGAGCTTCCTCAGGGACAAGAGCTTCCTCCTGCTGCTGGACGGCGTGTGGGAACGCCTGGACCTGGAGAGGGTCGGCATCCCGCAGCCCCTCGGCATGGCCAACGGCAAGGTGAGGAAGATCATAGTGGCGTCGAGGAGCGAGGCGCTGTGCGCTGACATGGGCTGCCGCAAGAAGATCAAGATGGAGTGCTTCAACGAGGAGGATGCGTGGAGCCTGTTTCAAGCTAATGTTGGCGGCGACACCATTCATGGCCACACTCAAATTCCTGCGCTTGCTAGACAG GTCGCTGCCGAATGCAAGTGCTTGCCTCTGGCTCTCGTCACCGTCGGCCGCGCCATGTCAAATAAGCGCACACCAGAGGAGTGGTCCAACGCACTCGACACCCTCAAGGCCTCGCTGCCCTCCGGCACGCCCGGCTTGGACAAGAGCACGCACGCGCTACTGAAGTTCTGCTACGACAATCTGGAGAGCGACATGGTGAGGAAATGCTTCCTGACCTGCGCGCTATGGCCGGAGGACCACAACATCTTCAAGGAGGAGCTCGTGCAGAGCTGGATCGGACTCGGCCTGCTCCCGGATCTCGGCGACATCGAAGAGGCCCACAGGTTCGGGCTCTCGTTGATTGCCATCCTGAAGGACGCGCGCCTGCTGGAGCCGGGGCACAACCACCGCTACAACATGTTCCCGTCAGACACTCACGTCAGGCTGCACGACGTCGTGCGCGACGCGGCGCTCCGGTTCGCGCCCGGCAGGTGGCTGGTCCGAGCAGGCGCCGGGCTCAGGGAGCCCCCGCGCGAGGAGGTGCTGTGGCGTGGCGCGCAGCGCGTGTCCCTGATGCACAACACCATCGAGGACGCCCCGGCTAAGGTGGGCAGCGCCCTCGCGGACGCGCAGCCGGCGTCGCTGATGCTCCAGTTCAACAAGGCCCTGCCGAAGAGAATGCTCCAGGCGATCCAGCATTTCACCAAGCTCACGTACCTGGACCTCGAGGACACCGGCATTCAGGACGCCTTCCCCATGGAGATCTGCTGCTTGGTCAACCTGAAGTACCTCAACCTATCCAAGAACAAGATCCTGTCGCTGCCGATGGAGCTGGGCAACCTGGGCCAGCTCGAGTACTTCTACCTGCGCGACAACTACTACATCCAGATCACGATACCACCGGGGCTGATCTCGCGGCTTGGGAAGCTGCAGGTGCTGGAGCTGTTCACCGCGAGCATCGTCTCCGTCGCGGACAACTACGTCGCGCCAGTCCTTGACGACCTCGAGAGCAGCGGCGCGCGCATGGCGTCGCTCAGCATCTGGCTTGACACCACCCGCGACGTGGAGCGCCTCGCGCGGCTAGCGCCCGGCGTGTGCGCCCGGTCGCTCCACCTGCGCAAGCTAGAAGGGGCGCGCGCGGTTCCGCTGCTGGCCGCGGAGCACGCTCCGGAGCTTGGCGGCGTGCAGGAGAGCCTGCGGGAGCTGGCGGTCTACTCGTCCGACGTCGAGGAGATCGCAGCCGACGCGCACATGCCCAGGCTGGAGAtcatcaagtttgggttcctCACGAAGCTGTGCGTCATGGCGTGGTCTCAGGCCGCCGGGTCCAACCTCCGCGATGTCGGCATGGGCGCGTGCCACAGCCTAATGCACGTGACGTGGgtgcagcacctcccctgcctaGAGTCGCTGAACCTCAGCGGGTGCAACGGGCTGACGAAGCTGCTGGGTGGCGCGGAGGACGGCGGCAGTGCCACGGAGGAGGTGGTCGTGTTCCCGCGGCTGAGGGTGCTGGCCCTACTGGGGCTGCCGAAGCTGGAGGACATCCGAGCCCAGGGGGAGTGCGCGTTCCCGGTTCTGCGGCGCCTACAGACGAGGGGGTGCCCGCGGCTGAAGAGGATTCCGATGCGCCCGGCGCGCGGGCAGCAGGGTACCGTGCGGATCGAGTGCGACAAGCATTGGTGGAACGCGCTACAGTGGGCGGGCGAGGACGCCAAGGCCTGCTTCGTCCCCGTGGTCTGA